One genomic window of Corynebacterium massiliense DSM 45435 includes the following:
- a CDS encoding ABC transporter permease: protein MNFVVDAIRFIFDPGNEVLGKLLAHMGYTALAVGIAAVIALPLGVWLGHTARRGGVVAVLGALRALPSLGLLTWLTLAMSLGVRLPIVPATIVLALLAIPPMLAATVSGIQSVPREVVDGARAVGYSPRQVARFVELPLAAPAIVGGVRSAVVQVVATVTVVAYIGLSGLGRFLIDGLAVRDYPQMLAGALVIATLALVLDVALAAVQKAVRPKGSF, encoded by the coding sequence ATGAACTTCGTCGTGGACGCGATCCGATTCATTTTCGATCCCGGCAACGAGGTGCTGGGAAAGCTGCTGGCGCATATGGGATACACCGCGCTCGCGGTGGGAATTGCCGCTGTCATCGCGCTGCCGCTCGGGGTGTGGCTGGGGCATACCGCCCGCCGCGGCGGGGTGGTCGCGGTGCTCGGCGCCCTGCGCGCGCTGCCCTCGCTCGGTCTTTTGACCTGGCTGACCCTGGCCATGTCCCTCGGTGTGCGCCTGCCCATCGTGCCGGCGACCATCGTGCTGGCGCTTCTTGCCATCCCGCCGATGCTTGCCGCGACCGTGTCCGGCATTCAGTCCGTTCCACGTGAGGTGGTCGACGGAGCCCGAGCGGTGGGGTATTCGCCGCGGCAGGTCGCCCGGTTCGTGGAGCTGCCCCTCGCTGCCCCGGCCATCGTCGGCGGCGTGCGTTCCGCGGTGGTGCAGGTGGTAGCGACCGTGACCGTCGTGGCCTACATCGGCCTGTCCGGCCTCGGCCGCTTTCTTATCGATGGCCTCGCCGTCCGCGACTACCCGCAGATGCTGGCGGGCGCGCTGGTCATCGCCACGCTCGCGTTGGTCCTCGACGTCGCGCTCGCCGCGGTGCAAAAGGCCGTTCGTCCGAAAGGAAGTTTCTAG
- a CDS encoding ABC transporter permease, producing MNWQWIATNWPKIADLALTHVQIALPPIAVAFLVALPVGWVAHRHARVRDVLVGAASLLYVVPSLALFVALPLVLGTSVLSPVNVVVALSLYGIALQVRSTADAFDTVPTSTREAATAVGYTARHRFWAVDLPLAAPMILSGLRVVAASTISLTSVGALIGVRSLGTLFTEGFQRSFPTEIVTGLVATLLMALFVDLVLRAAGYVALPWTRRRA from the coding sequence GTGAACTGGCAGTGGATAGCCACCAACTGGCCGAAGATCGCAGACTTAGCACTCACCCACGTGCAGATCGCCTTGCCGCCCATCGCCGTCGCCTTCCTGGTGGCGTTGCCGGTGGGGTGGGTGGCGCATCGCCACGCACGCGTGCGTGATGTCCTCGTCGGCGCCGCCAGCCTGTTGTACGTGGTGCCGTCGCTCGCGCTGTTCGTCGCGCTGCCGCTGGTGCTGGGGACCTCGGTGCTCTCGCCGGTCAACGTCGTGGTGGCGCTCAGTCTGTACGGCATCGCACTGCAGGTGCGCTCGACTGCCGATGCCTTCGACACCGTTCCCACCTCCACGCGGGAGGCGGCCACCGCCGTGGGCTATACCGCGCGGCACCGTTTCTGGGCGGTCGACCTCCCACTGGCCGCGCCGATGATTCTGTCGGGGCTGCGGGTGGTGGCGGCATCGACAATCTCGCTGACCTCCGTCGGCGCACTCATCGGCGTGCGATCCCTGGGCACGCTTTTTACCGAAGGCTTCCAGCGCAGCTTCCCCACTGAAATCGTCACCGGGCTGGTGGCCACCTTGCTCATGGCCCTTTTCGTGGACCTGGTTTTGCGTGCAGCCGGGTACGTGGCCCTGCCGTGGACGAGGAGGCGCGCATGA
- a CDS encoding ABC transporter ATP-binding protein: MIEFDNVSVTYPGQRGSVGTAAVAGFSHTMPAGKITVLLGPSGCGKTTLLRLVNRMVEPDKGRVLIRGTDTATLDPVALRRSIGYVMQNAGLMPHRIVLDNVAAVAQLAGAGKSDARETAARWLETVHLDSSLFHRYPAELSGGQVQRVGVARGLVADPNIILLDEPFGAVDPIVRRDLQDEVLRLQQELGKTVVLVTHDVDEAFALGDEILVLSRGARILQSGTAEDIVARPASDEVAGLVGGRRLRVRDGGDIVVDERGRVVGALQSEVAE; encoded by the coding sequence ATGATTGAATTCGACAACGTCTCCGTCACCTACCCCGGTCAGCGCGGGAGTGTGGGGACTGCCGCCGTCGCGGGTTTCTCGCACACCATGCCCGCCGGGAAAATCACCGTCCTTTTGGGGCCGTCCGGCTGCGGCAAAACGACCCTTCTGCGCCTTGTCAACCGCATGGTTGAGCCGGACAAAGGGAGGGTGCTTATCCGTGGCACCGATACCGCCACCCTCGACCCCGTAGCGTTGCGGCGGAGCATCGGCTACGTGATGCAAAACGCCGGTCTTATGCCGCACCGCATCGTGCTGGACAACGTCGCCGCGGTCGCGCAGCTGGCCGGCGCGGGCAAGTCGGACGCACGCGAGACCGCAGCCCGCTGGCTCGAGACCGTCCACCTGGATAGCAGCCTGTTCCACCGCTACCCGGCGGAGCTCTCCGGCGGTCAGGTCCAGCGCGTGGGCGTCGCCCGGGGCCTCGTTGCGGATCCGAACATCATCCTCCTCGACGAGCCGTTCGGCGCCGTCGATCCCATCGTGCGCCGCGACCTGCAGGACGAGGTGCTCCGCCTCCAGCAGGAGCTGGGTAAAACGGTGGTCCTCGTGACCCATGACGTGGATGAGGCGTTCGCGCTTGGCGATGAGATCCTCGTGCTCTCCCGCGGCGCGCGCATCCTGCAGTCGGGGACCGCGGAAGACATCGTCGCGCGCCCGGCATCGGACGAGGTGGCGGGCCTGGTGGGCGGCCGCCGCCTGCGCGTGCGAGACGGCGGCGACATCGTCGTGGATGAGCGCGGCCGCGTCGTCGGCGCCCTGCAGAGTGAGGTCGCCGAGTGA